The Lemur catta isolate mLemCat1 chromosome X, mLemCat1.pri, whole genome shotgun sequence genome has a window encoding:
- the LOC123628189 gene encoding olfactory receptor 1019-like, which produces MENSSIVTDFILLGMTDNPQLEVLLFGVFLIIYIITVLGNLGLVVLIRVSPQLQIPMYFFLSNLSFLDVSFSSITIPKTLANLLSKLQNVSFLECVTQMGLFIIFASAECNVLASMAYDRYTAICHALLYHITMSIVHCLFLVAGCYLGGLVNMVTVTTSITQLSFCQARVLSHFFCDIPPLLALACSDVWVTQILVLGCGGFTLVTSIVVVLVSYMSILITILGISSASGKQKAFSTCASHLTAIGLYYGTTMYTYLQPSQHGSRAGNQMISVFYTMVIPMLNPLIYSLRNQEVKVALRKILRHSP; this is translated from the coding sequence ATGGAGAATTCATCTATAGTGACTGACTTCATCCTTCTTGGCATGACAGATAACCCTCAGCTTGAAGTCCTGCTATTTGGagtctttcttattatttatatcaTCACTGTGTTGGGGAACCTAGGCCTGGTGGTCCTGATCAGAGTCAGCCCTCAACTCCAGATCCCCATGTACTTTTTCCTCTCTAATCTGTCCTTCCTTgatgtctctttctcttccatcACCATCCCAAAGACTTTAGCAAATTTGTTATCTAAGCTGCAGAATGTTTCTTTCCTTGAATGTGTGACTCAAATGGGCCTGTTCATAATCTTTGCCTCTGCTGAATGCAATGTTTTGGCTTCCATGGCCTATGATCGCTATACTGCCATCTGTCACGCACTGCTCTACCACATTACCATGTCAATAGTCCATTGTCTCTTCTTGGTAGCAGGATGCTACCTTGGTGGGTTAGTTAACATGGTCACTGTGACAACTTCCATCACACAGCTATCATTCTGTCAAGCACGTGTCCTCTCTCACTTCTTCTGTGACATTCCCCCACTGTTGGCACTGGCTTGCTCAGATGTGTGGGTCACCCAGATCTTGGTTCTTGGCTGTGGGGGATTCACCTTGGTCACCTCCATTGTGGTGGTCCTTGTCTCCTACATGTCTATCCTCATTACTATCCTGGGAATTTCCTCAGCTTCTGGAAAACAGaaagccttctccacctgtgcTTCCCACTTGACTGCTATTGGCCTGTACTATGGAACAACTATGTACACATACTTGCAGCCCTCTCAACATGGATCCCGGGCAGGAAATCAGATGATCTCCGTGTTTTATACAATGGTGATCCCCATGTTAAATCCTCTCATCTACAGTTTGAGAAACCAGGAAGTGAAAGTTGCTCTACGGAAAATATTGAGGCACAGTCCCTAA